The Paenibacillus tianjinensis genome has a window encoding:
- a CDS encoding response regulator gives MNILIADDERVIREGIMRTIENIYPEYQVYVAARAEEAVKVMEEQHIHIVLTDILMPGMNGLEFMKISKRRYPYVKWVVISAHSEFSYAQEAVRLGAKDYLLKPIGKNKLQEIIHNLTDEIQKDSDISRQGERLRASLRFLREGVFQRLASGLDIGNLDIGPFIEDFSNYYLVMVQMDPGDRSVRLEHFIVENVLSELVERHGRGFVVSYDRQSLLGLVTLRENAVIEEFQQEVREHLIHYLKVPFQILHSGLSYDFSTVPQVVKRMREASASQAFELEPLKGSGEKAIDVALHYIKEHYAEDLSLEKMASVVFLNPAYFSQLFKHKTGQGYKEYVTSLRLEQAKLLLLNPKLKLAEIAERVGYQDMKHFTQMFRKKFLLTPTEYRQAENINILMSKGTPPQ, from the coding sequence GTGAACATTCTCATCGCCGATGATGAACGGGTAATCCGCGAAGGCATCATGCGCACAATCGAGAATATATACCCTGAATATCAGGTTTATGTTGCAGCCAGAGCCGAGGAGGCGGTTAAGGTGATGGAGGAGCAGCATATCCACATTGTCCTGACGGATATCCTCATGCCGGGTATGAACGGACTGGAATTTATGAAGATTTCAAAGCGCAGATATCCGTATGTGAAATGGGTTGTGATCTCAGCACACAGCGAGTTTTCATATGCGCAGGAGGCGGTTCGCCTCGGGGCGAAGGATTATCTGCTGAAGCCTATCGGCAAGAACAAGCTGCAGGAGATTATACACAATCTCACTGACGAGATTCAGAAGGACAGTGACATTTCCAGGCAAGGGGAGCGGCTGAGGGCAAGCCTGCGGTTTTTGCGTGAGGGAGTGTTCCAGCGGCTGGCATCAGGGCTTGATATCGGCAATCTCGACATTGGCCCCTTTATCGAAGACTTCAGTAATTATTATCTGGTGATGGTGCAGATGGATCCCGGGGACAGAAGCGTCAGGCTGGAGCACTTTATTGTGGAAAATGTGCTGTCCGAACTGGTCGAGCGTCATGGACGGGGCTTTGTGGTCAGCTATGACCGGCAGAGTCTGCTGGGTCTGGTAACTTTGCGGGAGAACGCGGTGATCGAGGAGTTTCAGCAGGAGGTCCGTGAGCATCTTATCCATTATCTGAAAGTCCCTTTTCAGATCCTGCATTCCGGCCTAAGCTACGACTTCAGTACGGTTCCCCAGGTGGTAAAACGGATGAGGGAGGCTTCGGCCTCTCAGGCTTTTGAGCTGGAGCCGCTTAAGGGAAGCGGTGAGAAGGCGATCGATGTCGCCCTGCATTATATTAAGGAGCACTACGCCGAGGATTTGTCGCTTGAGAAAATGGCCTCGGTGGTATTCCTCAATCCGGCGTATTTCAGCCAGCTGTTCAAGCACAAAACCGGCCAGGGATATAAGGAGTATGTCACCTCCCTGCGGCTGGAGCAGGCGAAGCTGCTGCTGCTGAATCCGAAGCTGAAGCTGGCAGAGATTGCTGAGCGTGTGGGGTATCAGGATATGAAGCATTTCACGCAGATGTTCCGTAAGAAGTTCCTGCTCACTCCTACGGAATACCGCCAAGCGGAGAATATCAACATTCTGATGTCCAAAGGGACCCCGCCG
- a CDS encoding carbohydrate ABC transporter permease: MKVLKVPARTIAVFVLPCLLLYVCLVFVPIIVSVYTGLLKWDGLTASTFIGLGNFKDMFFNDPVFWPSVRRTLLYAVASMIEIPLCLFMAILLNRYLRKGNTLVSIYFTPVILSVVIIGQLWKTVYNPTSMGGMLNGVLVSLGLDSWTHNWLTEPKIAMFALYFVSLWQYFGYHLLIQYTGVQNIPDELYEAAKIDGADGFKADRYITLPLIVPIFKISIVLAFIGSLQAFDLVMVMTGGGPAHATDVISTHMYTSSFGSFKYGYGSAIATFLVVVCLVFTGFINTIFNRIERKFN; the protein is encoded by the coding sequence ATGAAAGTACTTAAGGTGCCAGCGCGTACAATAGCCGTCTTCGTATTGCCATGTCTGCTCTTGTATGTGTGCCTTGTGTTTGTTCCCATTATAGTGTCCGTATACACAGGTCTGCTCAAATGGGATGGCTTAACGGCTTCAACCTTTATTGGCCTCGGCAATTTCAAGGATATGTTCTTTAATGATCCGGTGTTCTGGCCGTCCGTAAGAAGAACCCTGCTATATGCGGTTGCTTCTATGATCGAAATTCCGCTATGTCTGTTCATGGCGATTTTGCTTAACCGTTATTTGAGAAAAGGAAATACCCTGGTGTCTATTTACTTTACACCGGTCATTCTGTCCGTCGTTATTATTGGACAATTGTGGAAAACTGTGTACAACCCTACATCGATGGGCGGTATGCTTAACGGCGTATTGGTCTCCCTGGGACTGGACAGCTGGACACATAACTGGCTGACTGAGCCCAAAATTGCGATGTTCGCGCTCTATTTTGTATCCCTGTGGCAGTACTTCGGTTATCATTTGCTGATTCAGTATACCGGGGTACAGAATATTCCGGATGAGCTCTATGAGGCGGCAAAAATAGACGGGGCAGACGGCTTCAAAGCGGACCGTTACATTACCCTCCCGCTGATTGTCCCGATCTTTAAAATATCTATTGTACTTGCATTTATCGGTTCCCTGCAGGCATTTGATCTGGTGATGGTTATGACCGGCGGCGGTCCGGCACATGCAACGGATGTAATCTCCACACACATGTACACCAGCTCATTCGGCTCCTTCAAGTACGGCTATGGCAGTGCGATTGCGACCTTCCTGGTTGTGGTCTGCCTGGTCTTTACCGGATTCATCAATACGATCTTTAACCGGATTGAACGAAAGTTTAATTAG
- a CDS encoding extracellular solute-binding protein, producing the protein MVKTKMQKSFAIGLTAVMALSLAACGNSDNKSNEGAATNAPKSTDSGNTATATTDSGKKVTITFQNIYPDPATPAYKMIHELTNQYMKEHPNVKIELDTLNTDQQKVKLKTQAASKEVPDITIVNPAAQMKPFVDAGLFAPLNDMLDQDGLKDTYQEGLLDYYSFDNNVYALPDGNNIEVVYYNKELFEQAGIKNTPTTFEELLQDVKILKDKGITPMAIGEKDSWTGSFLFMNILLRTNGGPGFLKDVLDGKKTFEDPAFVEAVDAFQQLVQAGAFPDGATSIDANAGGNIFKTGKAAMWSIGSWETGAIDASSVAGKVGAFQFPTVNGKGDPNEFMLAPGSAFAVSANSEHLQETKDFLHFFASEYPKKQFELKNAVGIGQKVDGDLKAAGYSDLAVNIAGLFNQVKGGDLAFDNTMNPATAQVHLSSIQNLFVQKVDSAAVAKEHQTAFEANKE; encoded by the coding sequence ATGGTCAAAACAAAAATGCAAAAGTCATTTGCCATCGGATTAACCGCAGTGATGGCACTCAGCCTGGCAGCTTGCGGCAACTCGGACAACAAGAGCAATGAAGGCGCAGCCACTAACGCACCGAAGAGCACTGACAGCGGCAACACGGCTACAGCAACTACGGACAGCGGCAAAAAGGTAACGATCACCTTCCAGAACATCTATCCTGACCCTGCGACACCCGCTTACAAAATGATTCATGAACTGACTAACCAGTACATGAAGGAACATCCAAATGTGAAAATTGAGCTGGATACCCTGAATACTGACCAGCAAAAAGTGAAACTCAAAACACAGGCGGCTTCCAAAGAAGTACCCGATATTACGATTGTTAACCCGGCTGCACAAATGAAGCCTTTCGTTGACGCCGGATTGTTCGCACCGCTGAACGATATGCTTGACCAGGACGGCCTGAAGGACACTTATCAGGAAGGTCTGCTGGACTACTACAGCTTTGACAACAATGTGTACGCGCTTCCTGACGGTAACAATATCGAAGTAGTGTACTACAACAAGGAACTCTTCGAGCAAGCCGGAATTAAGAACACACCAACTACCTTCGAAGAATTGCTGCAGGATGTCAAAATCCTGAAAGATAAAGGTATTACCCCAATGGCCATCGGTGAAAAGGATTCCTGGACCGGTTCATTCCTGTTCATGAATATTCTGCTCCGTACCAACGGCGGCCCCGGATTCCTGAAGGATGTGCTTGACGGCAAGAAAACCTTTGAAGATCCTGCTTTCGTTGAAGCAGTAGACGCGTTCCAGCAGCTTGTTCAGGCAGGCGCATTCCCGGACGGTGCAACTTCCATTGACGCCAATGCCGGAGGTAACATCTTCAAAACCGGTAAAGCCGCCATGTGGTCGATCGGATCTTGGGAAACAGGCGCAATCGATGCTTCTTCTGTAGCTGGTAAAGTTGGAGCCTTCCAGTTCCCTACCGTTAATGGCAAGGGTGACCCTAATGAATTCATGCTGGCACCAGGCAGTGCATTTGCCGTATCGGCTAACAGCGAGCACCTGCAGGAAACCAAGGATTTCCTCCACTTCTTCGCTTCGGAATATCCTAAGAAACAATTTGAACTTAAGAATGCTGTAGGTATCGGTCAAAAGGTAGACGGCGATTTGAAAGCTGCCGGTTACTCGGATCTGGCTGTAAACATTGCCGGTCTGTTCAACCAGGTTAAGGGCGGAGATCTGGCATTCGATAACACCATGAATCCGGCCACAGCTCAAGTACACCTTAGCAGTATCCAAAACCTGTTCGTCCAAAAAGTCGATTCCGCGGCTGTAGCTAAAGAACACCAAACCGCTTTTGAAGCAAATAAAGAATAG
- a CDS encoding carbohydrate ABC transporter permease, translating to MQKFKKGIVYLLFAIPVVTQLYPLLWLVLYSLKTNEEIMDGSFFSLPKSFQWHNYSEAYTSGSYLKYLSNSIFVTATTMVCVIVLASMVAYAISRFRWKYGNLVMTIFLMGMMIPMQATLLPLMIIFKHIHVLNTHWSLILPYIAFSTPIAVFILSGFMRDIPHEIEESAFIDGASVYRIFRSIILPVSIPPVMTVCILTFINIWNEYILAATFISSEKLKTLPFGVYTFVSQYSVNYGDIGAFLVMGALPVILIYFFLSNRITKGMVAGAVKG from the coding sequence ATGCAAAAATTTAAAAAAGGAATCGTGTATCTTCTTTTCGCCATTCCTGTAGTCACCCAGCTGTACCCTCTGTTATGGTTAGTACTCTACTCCCTGAAGACTAACGAAGAAATTATGGACGGCAGCTTCTTTTCCTTGCCGAAATCATTCCAATGGCATAACTACAGTGAGGCTTACACATCCGGCAGTTATCTGAAATACTTGAGCAACAGCATATTTGTTACCGCAACAACGATGGTATGCGTCATTGTGCTGGCTTCGATGGTGGCTTATGCGATCTCACGGTTCCGCTGGAAATACGGTAATCTCGTGATGACAATTTTCCTGATGGGGATGATGATCCCGATGCAGGCCACACTGCTGCCGCTGATGATTATTTTCAAACATATTCATGTGCTGAACACGCATTGGTCGCTGATTCTGCCGTACATTGCGTTCTCCACTCCAATCGCCGTCTTTATTCTCTCAGGCTTCATGCGGGACATTCCCCACGAAATTGAGGAATCCGCCTTCATTGACGGGGCCAGTGTATACCGGATTTTCCGCAGCATTATTCTTCCGGTGTCAATTCCTCCGGTAATGACGGTATGCATCCTGACCTTCATCAATATCTGGAACGAGTATATTCTCGCAGCCACCTTCATCTCATCCGAGAAGCTGAAAACATTGCCATTCGGGGTGTATACCTTCGTTAGCCAGTATTCAGTCAACTACGGGGATATCGGCGCATTTCTCGTCATGGGCGCGCTACCGGTTATCCTGATCTACTTCTTCCTGTCTAACCGGATTACGAAGGGCATGGTAGCAGGGGCGGTCAAGGGTTAA
- a CDS encoding cache domain-containing sensor histidine kinase, with protein MRNGFHSIHHRLFLLFLFCMSSILLIVSLLYYNRTTVQLHEKISDLSQKNVAQTAGLFTLLYKGYDALSKSLSNNFEMIRLLNETTDEPAVAFINEQTITNIIGSIFYSRDDLVGIHVITDKGKIYNYGNYMNVVDPDYKTEDWYKQLRASSGKMVWLGVYEHSLIDQVEDSPVFAFGRQIFDLNEHKPIGIVLYETNPQPVLDALDNLKLGAHSQVYLMSQDGRFVSSATDPSPVVENLPSLQTSEDVMVQQEADRLIVASKLSFSGWWVMSITPDKDLNVELIEMKRYLLIVISILIIVSTLIAFIVSRSISSPLKKMIREMRQVEIGNFRGMVNVSSYQEINILVASFNRMVRRIEELIERVKLSSVSEKNAELHALQSQVNPHFLYNTLDMIYWMLDEEGNEQLGELVLSLSSMFRYSSQWEDGAEVALEEELEQIGHYLKIISIRLEGRLQIVTGIDEQWLPIRVPKMTVQPVIENAVKHGLESLGRQGILKVYTREEGNILKLIVEDNGNGMDEVQLQRLLHSLEGRSPKEAGKSGIGLQNLHRRLQHMFGETYGLQIQSFPGVGTQVAILLPINVEGDTLT; from the coding sequence ATGCGAAACGGCTTTCATTCCATCCATCATCGGTTGTTTCTGCTGTTTCTTTTTTGCATGTCCAGCATTCTGCTCATAGTCAGCCTGCTGTACTATAATCGGACTACGGTTCAATTGCATGAAAAGATCAGCGATTTGTCGCAGAAGAATGTGGCTCAAACGGCGGGGCTGTTCACCTTGCTTTATAAAGGGTATGACGCCTTGTCGAAATCACTAAGCAATAACTTTGAGATGATTCGCCTGCTCAATGAAACAACGGATGAACCGGCAGTGGCATTTATCAATGAACAGACCATCACGAATATAATCGGCTCTATCTTTTATTCACGCGATGATCTGGTTGGGATTCATGTCATTACCGATAAGGGGAAAATCTATAATTACGGCAACTATATGAATGTGGTGGACCCGGATTACAAGACAGAGGACTGGTACAAACAGCTGCGTGCTTCTTCAGGAAAAATGGTCTGGCTGGGGGTATACGAGCATTCGCTGATCGACCAGGTCGAGGACAGTCCTGTATTCGCTTTCGGGCGGCAAATCTTTGACCTCAATGAGCATAAACCGATTGGTATTGTCCTCTATGAGACTAATCCCCAGCCGGTTCTGGACGCATTAGACAACCTGAAGCTCGGTGCGCACAGCCAGGTCTATTTGATGTCACAGGACGGCCGGTTTGTCTCATCCGCTACGGATCCGTCACCGGTGGTTGAGAATCTGCCTTCCCTGCAGACCTCAGAGGACGTAATGGTCCAGCAGGAAGCAGACCGCCTGATCGTCGCCTCCAAGCTCTCCTTCTCGGGCTGGTGGGTTATGAGTATTACGCCGGACAAAGATCTGAATGTGGAACTGATTGAGATGAAGAGATATCTGCTGATTGTTATATCGATTCTGATTATTGTATCCACGCTGATCGCTTTCATTGTATCGCGGAGTATATCCTCCCCTTTGAAGAAGATGATACGCGAAATGCGGCAGGTAGAAATCGGTAATTTCCGGGGCATGGTGAATGTCTCCTCATATCAGGAGATCAACATCCTCGTCGCTTCGTTTAACCGGATGGTGCGGCGGATCGAAGAGCTGATCGAACGGGTGAAGCTGTCGTCGGTCAGCGAGAAGAACGCGGAGCTGCATGCACTCCAGTCTCAGGTAAATCCGCATTTCCTGTACAATACCCTAGACATGATCTACTGGATGCTCGATGAGGAAGGGAATGAGCAGCTGGGTGAGCTGGTGTTGTCACTGTCTTCCATGTTCCGTTACAGCAGTCAATGGGAGGACGGGGCAGAGGTCGCGCTTGAGGAAGAGCTGGAGCAGATCGGCCACTACTTGAAGATTATTTCGATCCGGCTGGAAGGCAGGCTGCAGATTGTTACAGGCATCGATGAACAATGGCTGCCTATCCGGGTTCCCAAGATGACAGTGCAGCCGGTCATAGAAAATGCGGTCAAACATGGTTTGGAATCTCTTGGCCGCCAGGGGATCCTTAAGGTGTATACCCGCGAGGAAGGGAATATTCTGAAATTAATCGTGGAAGACAACGGGAACGGAATGGATGAAGTACAGCTTCAGCGGCTGCTTCATTCTCTCGAGGGCAGAAGCCCGAAGGAAGCCGGCAAAAGCGGCATCGGACTTCAGAATCTGCACCGCCGTCTGCAGCATATGTTCGGTGAGACGTATGGCCTGCAAATCCAGAGCTTTCCCGGAGTAGGAACGCAGGTTGCGATCCTGCTGCCGATTAATGTGGAAGGAGACACGCTTACGTGA